The following are encoded together in the Arthrobacter sp. Y-9 genome:
- the tgt gene encoding tRNA guanosine(34) transglycosylase Tgt has product MSSTAESLIDPVVPEREPARQEEFGFTVGTRLAESEPGKQGRTGTIRTPHGEIQTPAFIAVGTKATVKAVLPESMKELGAQALLSNAYHLYLQPGPEILDAAGGLGRFMNWEGPTFTDSGGFQVMSLGSGFKKVINMDVVDNSGPDDAVAPGKERLAHVDEDGVWFKSHLNGDKHRFTPEISMQVQHQIGADIMFAFDELTTLQNSRAYQEESLERTRRWAERCVTEHFRLTEERVGKPYQALFGVIQGAHYEDLRRKACRDLGAMNFDGFGLGGALEKENLGTIVGWCAEELPEDKPRHLLGISEPDDIFTAIENGADTFDCVSPTRVARNSAFYTPDGRFNLSGRKYKADFGPLYDGCDCYACANYTRAYIHHLFKAKEMVAATLVSIHNERFVVKLVDDARLAMESGDFAAYKAETLGRYYSA; this is encoded by the coding sequence GTGTCTTCCACCGCTGAATCCCTGATCGATCCCGTCGTCCCCGAGCGCGAGCCTGCCCGCCAGGAGGAGTTCGGCTTCACGGTCGGGACCCGCCTGGCGGAGTCCGAGCCCGGCAAACAGGGCCGCACGGGAACCATCAGGACGCCTCACGGTGAGATCCAGACGCCTGCGTTCATCGCCGTCGGCACCAAAGCCACGGTGAAAGCGGTGCTGCCCGAGTCGATGAAGGAGCTCGGCGCGCAGGCACTGCTGTCCAACGCGTACCACCTGTACCTCCAGCCGGGTCCGGAGATCCTGGACGCCGCGGGCGGGCTCGGACGGTTCATGAACTGGGAGGGACCGACCTTCACCGACTCCGGCGGGTTCCAGGTCATGAGCCTGGGGTCGGGCTTCAAGAAGGTCATCAACATGGACGTCGTGGACAATTCCGGTCCGGACGACGCGGTCGCTCCCGGCAAAGAGCGCCTGGCCCATGTGGACGAGGACGGCGTCTGGTTCAAGAGCCACCTCAACGGCGACAAGCACCGCTTCACCCCCGAGATCTCGATGCAGGTGCAGCATCAGATCGGCGCGGACATCATGTTCGCTTTCGACGAGCTGACCACCCTCCAGAACTCCCGTGCCTACCAGGAGGAATCCCTCGAGCGCACACGCCGCTGGGCGGAACGCTGCGTCACGGAGCACTTCCGCCTCACCGAGGAGCGCGTCGGCAAGCCGTATCAGGCGCTGTTCGGCGTCATCCAGGGCGCCCACTATGAGGATCTGCGCCGCAAGGCGTGCCGTGACCTCGGCGCCATGAACTTCGACGGCTTCGGGCTTGGCGGAGCCCTCGAGAAGGAGAATCTCGGGACGATCGTCGGCTGGTGCGCCGAGGAACTGCCGGAGGACAAGCCCCGGCACCTGCTCGGCATCTCCGAGCCGGACGACATCTTCACGGCCATCGAGAACGGGGCGGACACCTTCGACTGCGTCTCGCCCACGCGCGTCGCGAGGAACTCCGCGTTCTACACGCCGGACGGCCGGTTCAACCTCTCCGGCCGCAAGTACAAGGCGGACTTCGGCCCGCTCTACGACGGCTGCGACTGCTACGCCTGCGCCAACTACACGCGCGCCTACATCCACCACCTCTTCAAGGCCAAGGAGATGGTGGCGGCGACCCTCGTCTCCATCCACAACGAGCGCTTCGTGGTGAAGCTCGTGGACGACGCCCGTCTCGCCATGGAGTCCGGCGACTTCGCCGCGTACAAGGCGGAGACGCTGGGCCGGTACTACTCGGCCTGA
- a CDS encoding DUF6707 family protein — protein sequence MEHHEALRVELAAGLITKGVRVVLPDGTLSPQVEAVVTEDDDLGHPLLNRLMFDDGASLRVALTATVRVVAGAGAALPVARAEDAAADASAADASQGEGSAAADGGTPGPGVTETGSGLVVPPPPAPLPAPEEDAAVREAREKIPAPEVTPEQLIQDLAEQYPGRAGLQNLAERLAKGINVKSGSCLADLRAFSQDLFLEHQDADGALAVADLLNVLPFDGNPARWTHTEASLALSSYIAELLGDRDRAERYRLLLRAPEGQSLDPFRSRLEAKIRQRRLNEPNLYDKEVFRAMDSGNHEAEREWRILRLESLLHLMAHGGSQTLAPDEVERRVRLELDLIRG from the coding sequence ATGGAACATCACGAAGCGCTGCGCGTCGAGCTCGCAGCCGGCCTGATCACCAAAGGGGTCCGCGTGGTGCTGCCCGATGGCACGCTGAGCCCCCAGGTGGAGGCCGTGGTCACCGAGGATGACGATCTGGGCCACCCCCTCCTGAACCGCCTGATGTTCGACGACGGCGCCAGCCTCCGCGTGGCGCTCACCGCCACGGTGCGTGTGGTGGCGGGCGCCGGGGCGGCGCTTCCCGTCGCCCGCGCCGAGGATGCCGCTGCTGACGCCTCCGCTGCCGACGCCTCCCAGGGCGAGGGCTCCGCCGCCGCAGATGGCGGCACACCCGGCCCCGGAGTCACGGAGACCGGCTCCGGCCTGGTGGTCCCACCGCCGCCCGCGCCGCTCCCCGCTCCGGAGGAGGACGCCGCGGTCCGCGAGGCCCGGGAGAAGATCCCGGCGCCGGAAGTCACTCCGGAGCAGCTCATCCAGGACCTCGCCGAGCAGTACCCCGGGCGCGCCGGGCTGCAGAACCTGGCCGAACGGCTGGCCAAGGGTATCAACGTGAAATCGGGCAGCTGCCTGGCCGATCTGCGGGCGTTCTCCCAGGACCTCTTCCTGGAGCACCAGGACGCCGACGGTGCTCTCGCGGTCGCGGATCTGCTGAACGTGCTGCCCTTCGACGGGAACCCGGCCCGCTGGACCCACACCGAGGCCAGCCTCGCGCTGTCCAGCTACATCGCCGAGCTGCTCGGCGACCGGGACCGTGCGGAGCGCTACCGGCTGCTGCTCAGGGCGCCGGAAGGACAGAGCCTGGACCCGTTCCGCTCCCGCCTGGAGGCGAAGATCCGCCAGCGACGGCTGAACGAACCCAATCTGTACGACAAGGAAGTCTTCCGCGCCATGGACAGCGGGAATCACGAGGCGGAGCGCGAATGGCGCATCCTGCGGCTCGAATCCCTGCTGCACCTCATGGCACATGGCGGGTCCCAGACGCTCGCGCCGGACGAGGTGGAGCGCCGCGTGCGCCTGGAACTGGACCTCATCCGCGGCTGA
- a CDS encoding NUDIX hydrolase family protein — protein sequence MSVRTPDPYPGWLSDEDLYEARNRLPMVYVEAVPVRLDPLGLVIEVGSLLQGDAEGNMVRSLVSGRVLYRETIRAALLRHLEKDLGALALPQLPPSPVPFTVAEYFPAPSHTGFTDDRQHAVSLVYLVPVTGECSPRQDALELTWMSPDEVLSPAVQQEFDGGRGQLVRQALAFSGIAAF from the coding sequence ATGAGCGTACGCACCCCGGACCCCTACCCCGGCTGGCTGTCCGATGAGGACCTTTACGAGGCCAGGAACCGCCTCCCGATGGTCTACGTGGAGGCGGTCCCCGTGCGGCTGGACCCGCTGGGACTCGTGATCGAGGTCGGTTCTCTTCTGCAGGGCGACGCCGAAGGCAATATGGTGCGCTCCCTGGTGTCCGGGCGCGTCCTGTACCGCGAGACCATCCGCGCCGCACTGCTGCGCCACCTCGAGAAGGACCTGGGCGCCCTCGCGCTGCCGCAGCTCCCGCCGAGCCCGGTGCCGTTCACCGTGGCGGAGTACTTCCCGGCGCCGTCCCACACCGGCTTCACCGACGACCGGCAGCACGCCGTCTCGCTCGTCTACCTGGTGCCCGTCACCGGCGAGTGCAGCCCGCGCCAGGACGCGCTGGAACTGACCTGGATGTCGCCGGATGAAGTGCTCAGCCCCGCGGTCCAGCAGGAGTTCGACGGCGGCCGCGGACAGCTGGTGCGGCAGGCCCTGGCGTTCTCCGGGATCGCAGCCTTCTAG
- a CDS encoding VOC family protein, with protein MSETPAHDQPTAPVTGEFTTDGLPHGRTSITPHVVVSPAAAALEFYRDVFGAVVVSDTRMGDAIGEAELRFASGSITIGDPLPEYGLVAPQPGGISMSLALYVPDVDAVTAKAEAAGATIREAPANFVSGDRYASIVDPFGVRWAVMTRVEDLSPEESKRRVNEWAAGFAG; from the coding sequence ATGAGCGAAACACCAGCACACGATCAGCCCACCGCACCCGTCACGGGTGAGTTCACCACCGACGGCCTTCCCCACGGCCGCACCTCCATCACGCCGCACGTCGTGGTCTCCCCGGCCGCCGCGGCACTCGAGTTCTACCGCGATGTGTTCGGCGCCGTCGTCGTCTCCGACACGCGCATGGGCGACGCGATCGGCGAAGCCGAGCTGCGGTTCGCCTCCGGGAGCATCACCATCGGCGACCCCCTGCCCGAGTACGGCCTCGTGGCGCCCCAGCCGGGCGGGATCAGCATGTCCCTGGCCCTCTACGTCCCCGATGTGGACGCCGTCACCGCGAAGGCCGAGGCCGCCGGGGCCACGATCCGCGAAGCGCCCGCGAACTTCGTCTCGGGCGACCGGTACGCCTCCATCGTCGATCCGTTCGGCGTCCGCTGGGCCGTGATGACGCGCGTCGAGGACCTCTCCCCGGAGGAGAGCAAGCGGCGCGTGAACGAGTGGGCCGCCGGCTTCGCGGGCTGA
- a CDS encoding TetR family transcriptional regulator, giving the protein MTPMTSGTDTVHGSLRERKKQQTRQAIHDAARALVLEEGLAQVTIADICARAGISERTFFNYFPSKAAASLGLPSKPLSEARTRLFLDSDGPIIDDLCHLIGSLSTGPDSVPRLKKLVDNEPELMAAVHHWMSGLRAEIIALAEQKTTPLRARAATSLVFAALFLHSDSSHAGIEDRPSAEDLLAMIKVLAEVAQGH; this is encoded by the coding sequence ATGACCCCCATGACGTCCGGAACAGACACCGTCCACGGTTCCCTGCGGGAACGCAAGAAGCAGCAGACCCGGCAGGCGATCCATGATGCCGCGCGGGCGCTGGTGCTCGAAGAGGGGCTGGCGCAGGTGACGATCGCGGACATCTGCGCCCGGGCGGGGATCTCGGAACGGACCTTCTTCAACTACTTCCCGTCCAAGGCGGCCGCTTCCCTGGGCCTGCCGAGCAAGCCGCTCTCCGAGGCCCGCACGCGCCTGTTCCTGGACAGCGACGGGCCGATCATCGACGACCTCTGCCACCTCATCGGCAGTCTCTCCACCGGCCCGGACAGTGTCCCGCGCCTGAAGAAACTCGTGGACAACGAACCCGAGCTCATGGCCGCCGTGCACCACTGGATGTCGGGGCTGCGGGCGGAGATCATCGCCCTGGCCGAGCAGAAGACCACTCCGCTGCGGGCCCGCGCCGCCACCTCCCTGGTGTTCGCGGCGCTGTTCCTGCATTCGGACAGCAGCCACGCCGGGATCGAGGACCGGCCGTCGGCCGAGGATCTCCTGGCCATGATCAAGGTCCTGGCCGAGGTGGCGCAGGGGCACTGA
- a CDS encoding MDR family MFS transporter, with translation MTHRQILLVIYALMAGMFLSSLDQTIVGTAIRTIGDDLHGLDQQAWVTTAYLITSTISTPIYGKLSDIFGRRPLYLFGLGVFLVGSLLSSFSDSMLMLAAFRGFQGIGAGALMSIPLAIMGDILAPRERAKYQGYFLAVFAVSSVVGPLIGGVFADADQILWIAGWRWVFLINVPIGLAALAMVLAFLHLPKFHEHGKVRIDWWGATAVIVTLVPLLLVAEQGREWGWGSAGSIACYVIGAVGLAAFIIIESIMKSDAIIPLRLFRSGTFSMATVLGFLVGFAMFGAMLTLPLYLQLVTGLTPTESGFATLPMVAGLMIASIVSGQLIAKTGKYRIFPITGTFATACGYLVLTFMTIDKPLWFLMIGMFLIGLGLGQLMQTLTLASQNSVEPRDMGVATSSSTFFRQIGGTLGTAVLLSVLFAVMPNNITTAMQNENDLKASLDAALTPSVATAPANKGVMDQLWNPIVNPVKDELQKGLDQGTAAAKKAADDAVTQQVTAAVQAKVTAGQLPAEAAPAIIDQQVAAAKPAAEQKALEAAARQANAAVVNGKLAIDFSDAGQRQAVVDKLAPTMIDKLKEQKSENGGSASTSDTSYLKGADPRLTRQFMTGFNTSAVSIYWVGLGVILLAFILSWFFKVPPLRQRSALQEQADKNTAAQLAES, from the coding sequence ATGACGCACCGCCAGATCCTTCTGGTCATCTACGCGCTCATGGCCGGAATGTTCCTCTCCTCCCTGGACCAGACGATCGTCGGCACGGCCATCCGCACCATCGGCGATGACCTCCACGGGCTGGACCAGCAGGCCTGGGTGACCACGGCCTACCTGATCACCTCCACCATCTCGACGCCGATCTACGGCAAGCTCTCGGACATCTTCGGCCGCCGCCCGCTCTACCTCTTCGGTCTGGGCGTCTTCCTGGTCGGCTCGCTGCTCTCCTCGTTCTCGGACTCCATGCTCATGCTGGCCGCCTTCCGCGGCTTCCAGGGCATCGGCGCCGGCGCCCTCATGTCGATCCCGCTGGCCATCATGGGTGACATCCTGGCTCCCCGCGAGCGCGCCAAGTACCAGGGGTACTTCCTGGCCGTCTTCGCCGTCTCCTCCGTGGTCGGCCCGCTGATCGGCGGCGTGTTCGCCGACGCCGACCAGATCCTGTGGATCGCCGGCTGGCGCTGGGTGTTCCTCATCAACGTCCCGATCGGCCTCGCGGCCCTCGCCATGGTCCTCGCCTTCCTGCACCTGCCCAAGTTCCATGAGCACGGCAAGGTCAGGATCGACTGGTGGGGCGCGACGGCGGTCATCGTCACCTTGGTCCCGCTCCTCCTCGTGGCCGAACAGGGCCGCGAATGGGGCTGGGGCTCCGCGGGCTCCATCGCCTGCTACGTGATCGGCGCCGTGGGTCTCGCGGCCTTCATCATCATCGAATCGATCATGAAGTCGGACGCGATCATCCCGCTGCGGCTCTTCCGCTCCGGCACATTCTCCATGGCCACGGTCCTCGGTTTCCTGGTGGGCTTCGCGATGTTCGGCGCCATGCTGACCCTCCCGCTGTACCTCCAGCTGGTCACGGGCCTGACGCCCACCGAATCCGGCTTCGCCACGCTGCCCATGGTCGCGGGCCTCATGATCGCGTCGATCGTGTCCGGCCAGCTGATCGCGAAGACCGGCAAGTACCGTATCTTCCCGATCACCGGCACCTTCGCCACCGCGTGCGGCTACCTGGTGCTGACGTTCATGACCATCGACAAGCCGCTCTGGTTCCTCATGATCGGCATGTTCCTGATCGGTCTCGGCCTCGGCCAGCTCATGCAGACCCTGACGCTCGCGTCGCAGAACTCGGTGGAGCCCCGGGACATGGGTGTGGCGACCAGCTCGTCCACCTTCTTCCGCCAGATCGGTGGCACCTTGGGCACCGCGGTGCTGCTCTCGGTGCTGTTCGCCGTGATGCCGAACAACATCACCACGGCCATGCAGAACGAAAACGATCTGAAGGCCTCCCTGGACGCCGCGCTCACCCCGTCCGTGGCGACCGCCCCGGCGAACAAGGGCGTCATGGATCAGCTGTGGAACCCGATCGTGAACCCGGTCAAGGACGAGCTCCAGAAGGGCCTCGACCAGGGCACGGCCGCCGCGAAGAAGGCCGCGGACGACGCAGTGACCCAGCAGGTGACCGCCGCCGTTCAGGCCAAGGTCACGGCGGGTCAGCTTCCCGCGGAGGCCGCGCCGGCCATCATCGATCAGCAGGTCGCCGCCGCGAAGCCGGCCGCCGAGCAGAAGGCCCTGGAGGCCGCGGCACGGCAGGCGAACGCCGCCGTCGTGAACGGCAAGCTCGCCATCGACTTCAGCGACGCCGGCCAGCGGCAGGCCGTGGTGGACAAGCTGGCGCCGACCATGATCGATAAGCTGAAGGAACAGAAGTCGGAGAACGGCGGCAGCGCGTCGACCTCGGACACCTCGTACCTCAAGGGTGCCGATCCGCGCCTGACCCGTCAGTTCATGACCGGGTTCAACACCTCCGCGGTCAGCATCTACTGGGTGGGCCTGGGAGTGATCCTCCTGGCGTTCATCCTCAGCTGGTTCTTCAAGGTGCCGCCGCTGCGCCAGCGTTCGGCTCTGCAGGAACAGGCCGATAAGAACACGGCCGCCCAGCTCGCCGAGAGCTGA
- a CDS encoding helix-turn-helix domain-containing protein encodes MISSKGHLNPGAAGVRLDRFAPPAGTEDVVRHLWRVRWSLPDGAVQRQRVLSYPASNVVFGPDGAVLSGLGTAVATQDLEGESWALGLLLRPAATRLFSAGSPAALVGRVVPLAGAPVDAVRAAMEDDDAGPAPLHAALAEWLAPFAERVDERMRLCNEVCRLAEEDPDMLRVDELARAAGLPVRSLDRLVKDHVGVAPKWLINCRRLQEAATVLYADAAASLPDLAHRLGFSDQAHFSRSYRKVIGETPAQTRAAGERARSVGNVPPRLR; translated from the coding sequence GTGATCTCTTCCAAAGGACATCTCAACCCCGGGGCGGCAGGCGTCCGCCTGGACCGCTTCGCCCCGCCTGCCGGCACGGAGGACGTGGTGCGGCACCTCTGGCGCGTCCGGTGGTCCCTCCCGGACGGCGCAGTCCAGCGGCAGCGCGTGCTGAGCTACCCGGCGTCGAACGTGGTCTTCGGGCCGGACGGCGCGGTGCTGTCGGGGCTCGGGACGGCCGTCGCGACGCAGGATCTCGAGGGCGAGTCCTGGGCGCTCGGCCTGCTCCTCCGCCCCGCCGCGACACGGCTTTTCAGCGCTGGGTCACCGGCCGCCCTGGTGGGCCGCGTGGTGCCTCTCGCCGGCGCTCCGGTGGACGCGGTCCGCGCCGCGATGGAGGACGACGACGCCGGCCCCGCCCCGCTCCACGCGGCGCTCGCGGAGTGGCTGGCCCCGTTCGCGGAGCGCGTCGACGAGCGGATGCGGCTCTGCAACGAGGTGTGCCGCCTGGCGGAGGAGGACCCGGACATGCTCCGGGTCGACGAGCTCGCCCGGGCCGCGGGCCTGCCGGTCCGGTCCCTCGATCGGCTCGTCAAGGATCACGTGGGGGTGGCGCCGAAGTGGCTCATCAACTGCCGCCGCCTGCAGGAGGCGGCCACGGTGCTCTACGCCGATGCCGCGGCCTCCCTGCCGGACCTGGCGCACCGGCTCGGGTTCTCCGACCAGGCGCATTTCAGTCGCAGTTACCGCAAGGTGATCGGGGAGACCCCGGCCCAGACCCGGGCGGCGGGGGAGCGGGCGCGGTCTGTGGGGAACGTGCCGCCCCGGCTGCGCTGA
- a CDS encoding phosphatase PAP2 family protein, producing the protein MTSLRLRPSPPLTVRPERVRWLAAAFAVFGAAWFVLMMVSYLDHVFVGTADVPVHDWAISLRTPVATAVLAFITTLTGPSWMTVITAITGFGWMILFREWRRPVLLMGAMTLAVLASTLIKHELSRARPDPLQMMLTIDQSYSFPSGHTLGTAVFAGSLAYLLAAHSARRNAFALGAVLAVAFTALVAFTRLYLGYHWLTDVLASAGLSLVFIAAVMVGDLLLSRRPAVKAEAPEEPTNGPVGQA; encoded by the coding sequence ATGACCAGTCTCCGCCTGCGCCCCAGTCCGCCCCTGACGGTCCGTCCCGAACGGGTCCGGTGGCTCGCCGCGGCATTCGCGGTGTTCGGTGCGGCCTGGTTCGTCCTGATGATGGTCAGTTACCTGGACCACGTCTTCGTGGGCACCGCGGATGTGCCTGTGCATGACTGGGCGATCTCGCTCAGGACCCCGGTGGCCACGGCCGTCCTCGCGTTCATCACCACGCTGACCGGACCGAGCTGGATGACCGTCATCACGGCGATCACCGGATTCGGCTGGATGATCCTCTTCCGGGAGTGGCGCCGGCCGGTCCTCCTGATGGGTGCGATGACCCTCGCGGTGCTGGCGTCGACACTCATCAAGCACGAATTGAGCCGGGCCCGCCCGGACCCGCTCCAGATGATGCTGACCATCGACCAGTCCTACTCGTTCCCCTCGGGTCACACCCTGGGGACGGCCGTCTTCGCCGGGTCCCTGGCGTATCTCCTGGCCGCTCATTCCGCGCGCCGGAACGCCTTCGCGCTCGGAGCGGTCCTCGCGGTGGCGTTCACGGCCCTGGTGGCGTTCACCCGCCTGTATCTCGGATACCACTGGCTCACGGATGTGCTGGCTTCGGCCGGGCTCTCCCTGGTGTTCATCGCCGCGGTCATGGTGGGGGACCTGCTGCTCAGCCGGAGGCCGGCGGTGAAAGCCGAAGCGCCCGAGGAGCCTACGAACGGACCTGTCGGGCAGGCGTGA
- a CDS encoding glycoside hydrolase family 76 protein, with protein sequence MDAQQRAAEAARSVIARHGRRLAGLPGTHLGRIKAPSRAFSELGVWHYWWQAHYVDALVDAALREQDPDGRKAALARRVIRSIRLHNVFRYVNSYTDDMAWLALAAQRLQALDPGARHARGLDALQRTLNRRLVLASTDELGGGSFWSSARDFKNTPATAPVSLYFARSGDTVRARALVEWLRERLLDPDTGLFLDGIHLQPDGSTTVAREVYSYNQGPVLGSYLELGTPDDLRHAEELIQAVADRLTHPGGALQTHGPGDGALFTGILARYLALAARDERLAPTARSTASALVTTTADAFWAGRQDSGEGWVFPRETAGAHDPDRLDGASPPDGASLLNGTVEFAAQLQAWMTLEAAASLTPARQVRS encoded by the coding sequence ATGGACGCACAGCAACGCGCGGCGGAGGCGGCCCGCTCCGTGATCGCCCGCCACGGCCGACGCCTCGCAGGCCTTCCCGGGACCCATCTGGGACGGATCAAGGCGCCCAGCCGTGCCTTCAGCGAACTCGGCGTCTGGCACTACTGGTGGCAGGCGCATTACGTGGACGCTCTGGTCGACGCAGCCCTGCGTGAACAGGATCCGGACGGCCGGAAGGCGGCCCTCGCCCGGCGCGTCATCCGCTCCATCCGCCTCCACAACGTCTTCCGCTACGTGAACTCGTACACCGATGACATGGCCTGGCTCGCCCTGGCCGCTCAGCGGCTCCAGGCCCTCGATCCCGGGGCGCGCCACGCCCGCGGCCTCGACGCGCTCCAGCGGACGCTGAACCGCCGGCTGGTGCTGGCCAGCACGGACGAGCTGGGCGGCGGCAGCTTCTGGAGTTCGGCCCGGGACTTCAAGAACACCCCGGCCACCGCGCCCGTCTCCCTGTACTTCGCCCGAAGCGGCGACACGGTCCGCGCCCGGGCCCTGGTCGAATGGCTCCGCGAGCGCCTGCTGGATCCGGACACGGGCCTGTTCCTCGACGGCATCCACCTCCAGCCGGACGGGAGCACCACCGTGGCCCGGGAGGTGTACTCCTACAATCAGGGGCCGGTCCTGGGGTCCTATCTGGAGCTCGGAACCCCGGATGACCTGCGCCATGCCGAGGAGCTGATCCAGGCCGTGGCGGACCGGCTCACGCACCCCGGCGGCGCTCTGCAGACCCACGGCCCCGGCGACGGCGCGCTCTTCACCGGGATCCTCGCGCGCTACCTCGCCCTGGCGGCCCGGGACGAACGCTTGGCCCCCACGGCACGTTCCACCGCTTCGGCACTCGTCACGACGACGGCGGACGCGTTCTGGGCGGGCCGGCAGGACTCGGGCGAGGGCTGGGTCTTCCCGCGGGAGACCGCCGGGGCGCATGACCCCGACCGGCTGGACGGCGCCTCACCCCCGGACGGCGCCTCGCTTCTGAACGGCACGGTGGAATTCGCCGCGCAGCTTCAGGCCTGGATGACCCTCGAAGCCGCCGCGAGTCTCACGCCTGCCCGACAGGTCCGTTCGTAG
- a CDS encoding acyl-CoA dehydrogenase family protein, protein MTLELPTADFYGVEDLLSDKERAKLAEVRDFLDAEVKPYAAAWWDAAEFPFELLPKLAALEINTPTRRGYSHLFMGLLIAELSRADVSLGTFFMVHHDLFVESLHRFGSRDQKDRLLDDAASLRTTGAFALTEPEHGSDIARGLSTTAVRHGGEWVLNGSKRWIGNGTFCDHMLLWARDRTPGADGAVRGFIVAGDLPGLTRTRIEGKTALRTVQNADIELRDVRVSEADRFAGISSFADTNELLRGSRVLVAWQAVGQQLAAFDVARSYAVRREQFGKPIASFQMVQDRLVKILGNAVSGATMMTRIAQLDEQGLAGMPQVSLAKAHVTTAMRESVAHARAVLGGNGIVTGYGAAKVFADAEAIYTYEGSYEVNTLIVGREITGVSAIH, encoded by the coding sequence ATGACCCTGGAACTGCCCACCGCCGATTTCTACGGCGTCGAAGACCTACTGAGTGACAAAGAGCGGGCCAAGCTCGCCGAGGTGCGTGATTTCCTGGACGCCGAGGTGAAGCCCTACGCCGCCGCCTGGTGGGACGCCGCCGAGTTCCCTTTCGAACTCCTGCCCAAACTCGCCGCCCTGGAGATCAACACCCCCACGCGCCGCGGGTACAGTCACCTCTTCATGGGCCTGCTCATCGCGGAGCTGAGCCGGGCGGATGTCTCCCTCGGCACCTTCTTCATGGTCCACCACGACCTCTTCGTCGAGTCCCTGCACCGCTTCGGGTCCCGGGACCAGAAGGACCGCCTGCTCGACGACGCCGCTTCCCTCCGCACCACCGGCGCCTTCGCGCTCACGGAGCCGGAGCATGGCTCGGACATCGCCCGCGGGCTGTCCACGACGGCGGTGCGGCACGGTGGCGAATGGGTGCTGAACGGATCCAAGCGCTGGATTGGCAACGGTACGTTCTGTGACCACATGCTGCTCTGGGCGCGGGACCGGACGCCCGGCGCTGACGGGGCGGTCCGGGGATTCATCGTGGCCGGGGACCTCCCGGGCCTGACCCGCACCCGGATCGAGGGCAAGACGGCCCTCCGGACGGTGCAGAACGCGGACATCGAGCTGCGGGACGTCCGCGTGTCCGAAGCGGACCGCTTCGCCGGGATCTCGAGCTTCGCCGACACCAATGAGCTCCTCCGCGGCTCCCGCGTGCTGGTCGCGTGGCAGGCTGTGGGGCAGCAGCTCGCCGCCTTCGACGTCGCCCGTTCCTACGCTGTCCGCCGGGAACAGTTCGGCAAGCCGATCGCCTCGTTCCAGATGGTGCAGGACCGTCTGGTGAAGATCCTCGGGAACGCCGTCTCCGGCGCCACCATGATGACGCGGATCGCCCAGCTCGACGAGCAGGGCCTCGCGGGCATGCCCCAGGTGTCGCTCGCGAAGGCCCACGTCACCACGGCCATGCGGGAGTCCGTCGCTCATGCCCGGGCGGTGCTGGGCGGCAACGGGATCGTCACCGGTTACGGCGCCGCCAAGGTCTTCGCCGATGCGGAGGCCATCTACACCTACGAGGGCAGCTACGAAGTGAACACCCTGATCGTGGGCCGGGAGATCACCGGGGTCTCGGCCATCCACTGA